The Poriferisphaera corsica DNA segment ATCGTCATGCTGAGGTACAAGCGAGTGGTGTTGGTGAGCCTGTGGCAATTGTCGCTAAGACAGTGAAAGGATGGGGAGCTGAATCGCAGCAAGGGAATGGTCATCATGGTTCTGCAGTGAAAGCTGGAGAAGCTCTTGAAGCGGTGCTAGCGGAATATGATGAGAAGGGTAAAGCGTTGGGTGCGTACGCATTGGGTGGTTTACGCGTACCGGATATGTCGCCTCGGAAGAGTGTGAAACGTGAGACAGGTGATTCGGTCGGATTTGATAAAGCGCTTGAGCAGTTTGGGATGGGCGATGTGATTGAGAAGGGGCAGATCGCGACGCGGAAAGCGTACGGTGTGGCAGTCAAGGCGCTTGGGCATGTGAATACTGAAGTGTTCAGCTTGGATTGTGATGTTCAGGGCTCAACATTTGCGAGTATGTTTGCGAAAGATGAGTCAATCAATAGCCGCTTTGTTGAGTGCCGAATTGCAGAGCAGAATATGATGTCAGTTGCAGCGGGTTTGAGTGCAGGTGGTAAGATTCCATTTGCATCAACGTTCGCGAAGTTTGCTGCAAGGGGATATGACCAGATTGAGATGGCGGTGAATAGTGGTGCAAATCTGAAGGTTGTCGGATCACATGCGGGGATTACATTGGGAGCGGATGGCCCGAGCCAGATGGGGATGAGTGACGTGGGCTGGTTCCGAACATTTACGACGATGAAACGGCCTAATGGCGAGCCAGGTTTTTATGTGCTGACGCCGAGTGATGGGTACCAATGCTATTCGCTAGTTAGAGAGATGGCGAAGTATGACGGGCCATGCTATTTACGGACGTTGCGTTCTGATACGGAATTTTTGTACAGTGATGATGATGAATTCAAATTGGGTGGGCATGAAGTGCTGTGTAAAGGAAAAGATTTATTGATCTGTGCGAGTGGGCATATGGTGCATGTGGCAAGTGCGGCGTTGGAGCAGTTGTATGATGAGGGCGTTGATGTGACGCTGGTTGATATGTATTCATTGCCGTTTGATGGGGATGCGATTTTGGACTTGGCGAATGAGTGTGAAGGTCGAATTTTAACACTTGAAGATAATTATGGTGGCGGAATGGGGAGCGCGGTTGCCGACGTGATCGCGGCAGATGGCGGGGGTTTTGAAGTGAACCAGATGTATGTGAAGAAGTGTCCGAAGAGTGCACTGAGCGGAGAAGAAACTTTACGTGCTTGTGGTTTAGGGATCGAGGATGTCGTGCGTGAAGCGAAGGAAATGCTTGGAATTAGTTGAGAATTTTAAATAGTACGAATAATATTTGAAGCGGCAATGTTGTGCATTGTCGCTTTTTTTATTTTTCGTTTTAAGGAGGTGAATTATGGTTGAATGGAAGCAGATGTGGGATGAGCGTTATTCTGAGAAAGAATATATATATGGGAGGGAGCCGAACGAATTTTTGGCAAGTGTGACAGATCGGTTACCTCAGGGTGGCCG contains these protein-coding regions:
- a CDS encoding transketolase — translated: MSLDSTIHAKAIELIKLNYEMTSAAGSGHPTSGASLGHLVTALMYAHMRYEPSNPSHPGSDRLVLSEGHAVPIVYAACADKGVMIGKDKESWRAMTRADALTLRQLDSVVDGHPNPVEGFPFFDAATGSLGQGLSVAAGLAIAARADQLDKRIFVLIGDGESREGQIWEAVDFLKDHDLKAVCPIFNCNVYAQSDKVSPQQGWETTEKKLAAVGYEVLVIDGHDPKQIMDALNRHAEVQASGVGEPVAIVAKTVKGWGAESQQGNGHHGSAVKAGEALEAVLAEYDEKGKALGAYALGGLRVPDMSPRKSVKRETGDSVGFDKALEQFGMGDVIEKGQIATRKAYGVAVKALGHVNTEVFSLDCDVQGSTFASMFAKDESINSRFVECRIAEQNMMSVAAGLSAGGKIPFASTFAKFAARGYDQIEMAVNSGANLKVVGSHAGITLGADGPSQMGMSDVGWFRTFTTMKRPNGEPGFYVLTPSDGYQCYSLVREMAKYDGPCYLRTLRSDTEFLYSDDDEFKLGGHEVLCKGKDLLICASGHMVHVASAALEQLYDEGVDVTLVDMYSLPFDGDAILDLANECEGRILTLEDNYGGGMGSAVADVIAADGGGFEVNQMYVKKCPKSALSGEETLRACGLGIEDVVREAKEMLGIS